In the Bacillus shivajii genome, one interval contains:
- a CDS encoding DivIVA domain-containing protein, whose translation MPLTPLDIHNKEFTRGFRGYDEDEVNEFLDQVIKDYEIVIREKKDLQDRVYELEEKLKHFSNIETTLNKSILVAQETAEDVRRNAEKEAKLIIKESEKNADRIVNEALSKSRKIALEIEELKKQSSVYRTRFKMLLEAQLEMLNNDEWDKLSEFTEEEEEGTNESFENVKG comes from the coding sequence ATGCCGTTAACACCATTAGATATTCATAATAAAGAATTTACTCGTGGTTTTCGTGGGTACGATGAAGATGAAGTGAATGAATTTTTAGACCAAGTCATTAAAGATTATGAAATTGTGATTCGAGAGAAAAAAGATTTACAAGATCGTGTTTATGAATTAGAAGAAAAGCTTAAACACTTCTCAAACATAGAAACGACATTAAATAAATCTATTTTAGTTGCACAAGAGACTGCTGAAGATGTAAGACGAAATGCAGAAAAAGAAGCGAAGCTCATAATAAAAGAGTCTGAAAAAAATGCAGACAGAATTGTTAATGAAGCATTGTCAAAATCTAGAAAGATTGCATTAGAAATCGAAGAACTTAAAAAACAGTCGTCTGTTTATCGCACTCGTTTTAAAATGTTGTTAGAAGCACAATTAGAAATGTTAAATAATGATGAGTGGGATAAGCTAAGCGAATTTACAGAAGAAGAAGAAGAAGGTACAAACGAATCTTTTGAGAATGTCAAAGGATAA
- a CDS encoding YlmH family RNA-binding protein, whose translation MSIYDHFRKDEHPFVDQVIEWKSIVIEQYRPKLTDFLDPRQQAIVSSIFGENDDVKYSFWGGHEKTERKRVLVYPSYYSPNEEDYEMKLFHVEYPHKFITIEHRQILGALMNIGVIREKFGDILSNGTSYQIVVAKEVADFVEWNLTAVGKAKITLTEIEQSEMIEPKAEYQFSQVTVSSLRLDVVIAEAYRQSRSKVKPMIEGSLIKVNWKTVEDPSYQLQEHDVLSVRGKGRCFISSCEGQTKKGKWRLTIGFPK comes from the coding sequence ATGAGTATTTATGATCACTTTCGAAAGGACGAGCATCCGTTTGTTGACCAAGTAATAGAATGGAAATCAATTGTAATCGAACAGTATCGTCCAAAGCTCACTGATTTTCTTGACCCACGACAACAAGCGATTGTTTCTAGTATTTTCGGTGAAAACGATGATGTGAAATATTCTTTTTGGGGCGGACACGAAAAGACTGAACGAAAAAGAGTGCTTGTATACCCTTCATATTATTCTCCTAATGAAGAGGATTATGAAATGAAATTATTTCATGTCGAATATCCTCACAAATTTATTACGATTGAACATCGTCAAATATTAGGAGCATTGATGAATATTGGGGTAATAAGGGAAAAATTTGGCGATATTTTATCTAATGGAACATCATATCAAATCGTCGTTGCTAAAGAAGTGGCTGACTTTGTTGAATGGAATTTAACAGCTGTTGGGAAAGCAAAAATAACGTTAACAGAGATTGAGCAAAGTGAAATGATTGAACCAAAAGCTGAATACCAATTTTCCCAAGTTACAGTGTCATCTTTAAGGTTAGATGTCGTCATTGCTGAAGCGTATCGACAGTCAAGGTCAAAGGTTAAACCGATGATTGAAGGTAGCTTAATAAAAGTAAATTGGAAAACAGTTGAAGATCCTAGTTACCAATTACAAGAACACGACGTGTTATCTGTTAGAGGGAAAGGTCGATGTTTCATTTCAAGTTGTGAAGGTCAGACGAAAAAAGGAAAATGGCGTTTGACAATTGGATTTCCTAAATAA
- a CDS encoding YggT family protein produces MLGTIEGLIINVMTIYLVLCVIYIFMSWFPNARGTGFGQIVGRLVEPYLAPFRQMIPPLGMIDISPIVAIFSLNLAMYGVRFLFSLIG; encoded by the coding sequence ATGTTAGGCACGATTGAAGGTTTAATTATAAATGTTATGACGATTTATTTAGTCTTATGCGTAATCTACATCTTTATGTCTTGGTTTCCAAATGCAAGAGGGACGGGCTTTGGTCAAATAGTCGGAAGGTTAGTAGAGCCTTACTTAGCACCATTTCGTCAAATGATTCCACCACTTGGTATGATCGATATCTCACCAATCGTTGCGATTTTTTCATTAAATTTAGCGATGTATGGCGTACGCTTTTTATTCAGTTTAATAGGGTAA
- a CDS encoding cell division protein SepF, translated as MSIKRKFKRFFELEDEYNEAELDEMEDIEPSHTKKEVRLEDVKNAQKDQKGNVVSLSSIQSQAKVILVEPHSYDEVQEIADHLKNRKAVVINLQRLPRDQAKRIVDFLSGTVYAIGGDIQKLGMNIFLCTPDNVDVTGNISEMVKENNL; from the coding sequence ATGAGTATTAAAAGAAAGTTTAAACGTTTTTTTGAATTAGAAGATGAATATAATGAAGCTGAGTTAGATGAAATGGAAGATATAGAACCTTCTCATACAAAGAAAGAAGTTCGTTTAGAAGACGTAAAGAATGCTCAAAAAGATCAAAAGGGTAATGTTGTTAGTTTATCGAGTATTCAATCACAAGCAAAAGTGATCTTAGTTGAACCTCATAGCTATGATGAAGTTCAAGAAATTGCAGATCATTTAAAAAACCGCAAAGCAGTTGTCATTAATTTACAACGCTTGCCAAGAGATCAAGCAAAACGAATTGTAGATTTTTTAAGTGGCACTGTTTATGCGATTGGTGGAGATATTCAAAAACTCGGAATGAATATTTTCTTATGCACCCCTGATAATGTAGATGTAACAGGGAATATTTCTGAGATGGTAAAAGAGAACAACTTATAG
- a CDS encoding YggS family pyridoxal phosphate-dependent enzyme: MSVKNQLQNVQASIEEACQKSNRNAADVNIVAVTKYVSIDRTKEALEAGVEHIGENRAEDGMAKWNELGDNGIWHFIGNLQSRKVKEMIHAFDYIHSLDRMSLAKEVQKRTPEGEKKKCFVQVNVSGESSKSGLSVEETIPFIKELCKYKAIEVVGLMTMAPFVEDAEEVRPYFRKLRELKEEIQQMQLPHAPCSHLSMGMSNDYTVAVEEGATFIRVGSALVG, encoded by the coding sequence GTGTCAGTGAAGAATCAATTACAAAACGTACAAGCATCGATTGAAGAAGCTTGCCAAAAAAGTAACCGCAATGCAGCTGATGTAAACATTGTCGCTGTAACAAAATATGTTTCCATTGATCGAACAAAAGAAGCACTTGAAGCCGGAGTTGAACATATTGGTGAGAACCGTGCTGAAGATGGAATGGCAAAATGGAATGAATTAGGAGATAACGGCATTTGGCATTTTATAGGTAATCTCCAGTCACGTAAAGTAAAAGAAATGATTCATGCTTTTGATTATATTCATTCATTAGACAGAATGTCGTTAGCTAAAGAGGTCCAGAAACGGACACCAGAGGGCGAAAAAAAGAAATGTTTTGTTCAAGTAAATGTATCTGGGGAAAGTTCAAAATCGGGATTGTCAGTTGAGGAGACAATTCCATTTATAAAAGAACTCTGTAAATACAAAGCGATTGAAGTTGTTGGGCTAATGACAATGGCACCGTTTGTTGAAGATGCAGAAGAAGTACGTCCTTACTTTAGAAAGTTACGTGAATTAAAAGAAGAAATTCAACAGATGCAATTACCGCACGCTCCTTGTTCTCACTTGTCCATGGGAATGTCCAATGATTACACAGTGGCAGTTGAAGAAGGAGCTACTTTTATTCGGGTAGGTTCAGCACTTGTAGGTTAA
- a CDS encoding YlmC/YmxH family sporulation protein, with protein MLKISDIQSKDIVSLSDGRLLGHISDIDINLETGRVEAVILGGGRMMNLFGKEDEIIIPWKNIVKIGSDVILVRYQGSGQLQASTDEKEEN; from the coding sequence ATGCTAAAAATTTCTGATATCCAATCGAAGGACATCGTTAGCTTATCAGACGGACGGTTGTTAGGTCATATTTCAGACATTGATATTAATTTAGAAACAGGACGCGTTGAAGCGGTAATTTTAGGAGGAGGAAGAATGATGAATCTTTTCGGTAAAGAAGACGAAATCATCATTCCATGGAAAAACATCGTAAAAATCGGATCTGATGTGATCCTTGTTCGTTATCAAGGGTCAGGACAATTACAAGCTTCAACTGACGAAAAAGAGGAAAATTAA
- the sigG gene encoding RNA polymerase sporulation sigma factor SigG, whose protein sequence is MTRNKVEICGVDTSKLPVLKNKEMRVLFEQLQNGDETAREKLVNGNLRLVLSVIQRFNNRGEYVDDLFQVGCIGLMKSIDNFDLSQNVKFSTYAVPMIIGEIRRYLRDNNPIRVSRSLRDIAYKALQVRDNLMSEKSREREPTVQEIAKVLDVPKEDIVFALDAIQDPVSLFEPIYNDGGDPIYVVDQISDDKQKDIQWIEEIALKEAMIRLNDREKMILDMRFFQGKTQMEVADEIGISQAQVSRLEKAAIQQMNKHAKE, encoded by the coding sequence TTGACACGAAATAAAGTTGAAATTTGCGGTGTCGATACGTCAAAACTTCCTGTATTGAAAAACAAAGAGATGCGAGTCCTCTTTGAACAATTACAAAACGGTGACGAGACCGCAAGAGAAAAGCTTGTGAATGGGAATTTACGTTTAGTATTAAGTGTCATTCAGCGATTTAATAATCGCGGGGAGTATGTCGATGACCTGTTTCAAGTAGGTTGTATCGGATTAATGAAATCCATCGATAATTTTGATTTGAGTCAAAATGTAAAATTCTCAACCTACGCAGTACCTATGATTATCGGTGAGATTCGTCGTTATTTACGTGATAATAATCCGATCCGTGTATCAAGGTCATTACGCGATATTGCGTATAAGGCGTTGCAAGTCCGAGACAATCTAATGAGTGAGAAAAGCCGGGAACGAGAGCCGACTGTTCAAGAAATTGCTAAAGTTTTAGACGTGCCAAAAGAGGATATTGTCTTCGCATTAGATGCAATCCAAGACCCAGTGTCCTTATTTGAACCAATCTATAATGACGGTGGTGATCCGATCTATGTCGTTGACCAAATTAGTGACGATAAACAAAAGGACATTCAGTGGATTGAAGAGATTGCTCTAAAAGAGGCGATGATTCGTTTAAATGACCGTGAAAAAATGATATTGGACATGCGTTTTTTCCAAGGGAAAACACAAATGGAAGTCGCAGACGAAATCGGCATCTCACAAGCGCAAGTATCTAGACTCGAAAAAGCAGCAATACAACAAATGAATAAACACGCAAAAGAGTAA
- the sigE gene encoding RNA polymerase sporulation sigma factor SigE, giving the protein MNKWKLKFRLFIHKVLMKLGLKSDEVFYIGGSEALPPPLSKEEEAYLLKKLPNGDDSVRAMLIERNLRLVVYIARKFENTGINIEDLISIGTIGLIKAVNTFDPEKKIKLATYASRCIENEILMYLRRNNKIRSEVSFDEPLNIDWDGNELLLSDVLGTEEDIITRGIEDKVDRKLLVKALETLNDREKQIMELRFGLAGDEEKTQKDVADMLGISQSYISRLEKRIIKRLKKEFNKML; this is encoded by the coding sequence ATGAATAAATGGAAACTTAAATTTCGTCTTTTCATCCATAAGGTATTAATGAAATTAGGGTTAAAATCTGATGAAGTGTTTTACATAGGAGGTAGTGAAGCGTTACCCCCTCCGTTATCGAAAGAAGAAGAAGCATATTTACTTAAAAAGTTACCAAATGGCGATGATTCCGTACGAGCGATGCTTATAGAACGCAATCTTCGTTTAGTCGTTTATATTGCGAGGAAATTTGAAAATACAGGAATTAATATAGAAGATTTAATTAGTATCGGGACGATCGGATTAATCAAAGCAGTTAATACTTTTGATCCTGAGAAGAAAATTAAACTGGCAACTTATGCATCAAGATGTATTGAAAACGAAATTTTAATGTATCTACGTCGTAATAATAAAATTCGTTCAGAAGTCTCTTTTGATGAACCATTAAATATCGACTGGGATGGAAATGAGCTTTTACTTTCAGATGTACTTGGTACGGAAGAAGACATTATTACACGTGGAATTGAAGATAAAGTTGACAGAAAGCTATTAGTTAAAGCGTTAGAAACGTTAAACGATCGAGAAAAGCAAATTATGGAGCTACGCTTTGGCCTTGCAGGAGATGAGGAGAAGACCCAAAAAGATGTAGCAGATATGCTTGGAATCTCTCAATCTTATATCTCTAGGTTAGAAAAAAGAATCATAAAGCGTCTTAAAAAAGAATTTAATAAAATGTTGTAA
- the spoIIGA gene encoding sigma-E processing peptidase SpoIIGA, producing the protein MQIYLDVVWLLNFLVDFMLLTLTAIVLKRDLRKFRLIVGALFASFYIFLLFTPLQDIAVNPLIKGIYSVFIIVITFGFHRFRLFIQAWLMFYFVNFAVGGGLLGVHFFLQTDMDFIQGTFATQTSGFGSPISWAFVIIGLPIMYYYSKKRFEAIETEKIRYDEVYDVKIIINDIQLHLNGFVDSGNRLEDPFTRKPVVVIDMTELGDQFPLSIQNLIKEQDLSKMEEVPSEYQSKITLLPFRTVGETNKFMWAVRPDSITLYDQGEVFQCHSILIGLSTSPLSDRNDYQCLLHPRMMQQKKKIALA; encoded by the coding sequence GTGCAAATTTATTTAGATGTTGTTTGGCTATTAAACTTTCTTGTAGATTTTATGTTATTAACTTTGACTGCTATCGTTTTAAAACGTGACTTACGTAAATTCCGTTTAATTGTTGGCGCGCTGTTTGCTTCTTTTTATATTTTCTTATTATTTACACCGCTTCAGGATATTGCTGTTAATCCATTAATTAAAGGAATTTACTCTGTCTTTATCATTGTAATTACTTTTGGATTTCACCGTTTTAGACTTTTTATTCAAGCATGGTTAATGTTTTACTTTGTTAACTTTGCAGTAGGAGGTGGACTATTAGGAGTACACTTTTTCTTGCAAACAGATATGGATTTCATCCAAGGGACGTTTGCAACTCAAACAAGCGGTTTCGGAAGTCCAATAAGTTGGGCTTTCGTCATTATAGGATTACCGATCATGTACTATTATTCGAAAAAACGGTTCGAAGCAATTGAAACAGAAAAAATTCGATACGATGAAGTATATGATGTAAAAATAATAATTAATGACATCCAATTACATTTAAATGGGTTTGTGGATAGCGGGAATCGTCTTGAAGATCCGTTTACAAGGAAACCAGTCGTTGTCATAGATATGACGGAATTAGGAGATCAATTCCCTCTTTCCATCCAAAACTTAATAAAAGAACAAGATTTATCGAAAATGGAAGAGGTCCCTTCTGAATATCAAAGTAAAATTACTTTGCTTCCGTTTAGGACGGTAGGAGAAACAAATAAATTTATGTGGGCTGTCCGCCCCGATAGTATAACGCTTTATGATCAAGGAGAAGTATTTCAATGTCATTCTATTTTAATTGGTTTAAGTACATCGCCGTTATCTGACAGAAACGATTATCAATGCTTACTGCACCCTAGAATGATGCAACAGAAGAAAAAAATAGCGTTAGCATAG
- a CDS encoding ISL3 family transposase, with protein sequence MQLDFITKLLGIKDKHVFVFDSGEEEQCFWFELHSEVRKQKCPKCKEKTKRIHGYRMQSIQGAQIAEKKVYLQLRKRRYRCMNCGHAFFEKLSFLDKYQRHTSMLAQEALSLCSEMSFTHAARISGMSTNRYLRLFDKRKITVNKVLPRAIAIDEFKGDAGKEKYQTVIVDVENRHIIDILPDRKVKTIENYFKECDTGKVEIVVIDLSKAFKEAVRRQLGSPLIIADRFHFMRHGYWAFDEVRRELQNELQKDPRIKLKRCKELLWKSPEKLDEKGKAKVEKLLQAHPQLRQAYEVKNALDQWFKQSTPENAKVGLEAWYTFVEESGIPSFQRVVKMFKRWQTEILQSFMYPYNNGYIEGVNNTTKVTKRMSYGIKSFERLRMKILWRQMVRSHAV encoded by the coding sequence GTGCAACTAGATTTTATCACAAAGTTATTAGGGATTAAAGACAAGCATGTATTCGTATTTGATTCAGGAGAAGAAGAACAGTGCTTTTGGTTTGAACTTCATAGCGAAGTCCGAAAACAAAAGTGCCCAAAATGTAAAGAGAAGACAAAGCGAATCCATGGATATAGAATGCAATCGATTCAAGGAGCTCAGATAGCAGAGAAAAAGGTTTACTTACAATTAAGGAAACGCAGATATCGTTGTATGAACTGTGGCCATGCATTTTTTGAGAAGTTATCTTTTCTAGATAAATACCAACGACATACATCAATGCTTGCTCAAGAAGCGTTATCCTTATGTTCTGAAATGAGTTTTACACACGCAGCTAGAATCTCAGGAATGAGTACGAATCGTTACCTCCGCCTATTTGACAAACGGAAGATAACTGTAAACAAAGTCCTTCCAAGAGCGATTGCGATTGATGAGTTTAAGGGAGATGCAGGTAAAGAAAAGTACCAAACTGTGATCGTTGATGTAGAAAATCGACATATCATTGATATATTACCGGATCGAAAAGTGAAAACGATTGAAAATTACTTTAAAGAATGCGACACCGGTAAGGTAGAGATCGTTGTTATAGACTTATCCAAAGCATTTAAAGAAGCAGTACGTAGACAATTAGGGAGTCCACTAATCATAGCTGATCGGTTTCATTTCATGCGTCACGGGTACTGGGCATTTGATGAAGTGCGACGTGAACTACAGAATGAGTTACAAAAAGACCCTCGTATTAAGCTTAAACGATGTAAAGAACTCTTATGGAAGTCACCTGAAAAGCTTGATGAGAAAGGCAAAGCGAAGGTAGAAAAGCTATTACAAGCACACCCACAGTTAAGACAGGCATATGAAGTGAAAAATGCGCTAGACCAATGGTTTAAACAGAGTACACCAGAGAATGCGAAAGTTGGTTTAGAAGCATGGTATACCTTTGTGGAAGAGTCCGGCATTCCTTCATTTCAAAGGGTAGTAAAAATGTTTAAGAGATGGCAAACAGAGATCCTCCAATCGTTTATGTATCCTTATAACAATGGCTACATTGAAGGTGTGAATAATACAACGAAAGTAACGAAGAGGATGTCATATGGAATTAAAAGCTTTGAGAGATTACGAATGAAGATTTTGTGGAGACAAATGGTTAGATCCCATGCGGTTTAA
- the ftsZ gene encoding cell division protein FtsZ produces the protein MLEFEMDMDQLATIKVIGVGGGGSNAVNRMIENGLQGVEFIAVNTDAQALHLSKAETKLQLGGKLTRGLGAGANPEVGKKAAEESREYLEEALSGADMVFITAGMGGGTGTGAAPVIAEIAKEAGALTVGVVTRPFTFEGRKRMMQAGGGIDSLKEKVDTLIVIPNDRLLEIVDKNTPMLEAFREADNVLRQGVQGISDLIAVPGLINLDFADVKTIMSEKGSALMGIGVATGENRAAEAAKKAISSPLLETSIDGAQGVLMNITGGTNLSLFEVHEAAEIVSTASDSEVNMIFGSVINENLKDEIVVTVIATGFDDAPPVDKGQSAQPQASVQRSKPVNRTETPQEQPASTPKKQPSNSEDELDTLDIPTFLRNRKRRT, from the coding sequence ATGTTAGAATTTGAAATGGACATGGATCAATTAGCAACGATAAAAGTAATAGGTGTAGGTGGCGGCGGAAGTAACGCCGTAAACCGCATGATTGAAAATGGATTACAAGGTGTAGAGTTCATTGCAGTTAACACAGATGCACAAGCTCTTCATTTATCAAAAGCAGAAACGAAATTACAACTAGGTGGGAAGCTGACAAGAGGATTAGGAGCAGGTGCAAATCCTGAAGTTGGTAAAAAGGCAGCAGAAGAAAGTCGTGAATACCTAGAAGAAGCGCTAAGTGGTGCGGATATGGTCTTTATTACTGCTGGAATGGGTGGTGGAACTGGAACTGGTGCTGCTCCAGTTATCGCTGAAATTGCCAAAGAAGCTGGCGCGTTAACAGTAGGTGTTGTTACACGTCCATTTACCTTTGAAGGCCGTAAACGTATGATGCAAGCCGGTGGCGGTATTGATTCATTGAAAGAAAAAGTAGATACGTTAATCGTAATTCCGAATGACCGTTTACTTGAAATTGTTGATAAAAATACACCGATGCTTGAAGCATTTAGAGAAGCAGATAATGTATTACGTCAAGGTGTTCAAGGTATCTCGGACCTTATCGCAGTTCCAGGACTTATTAACTTAGACTTTGCTGATGTGAAAACAATCATGAGTGAAAAAGGTTCAGCTTTAATGGGGATTGGAGTTGCAACTGGTGAGAATAGAGCTGCAGAAGCGGCGAAAAAAGCCATTTCATCACCACTACTTGAAACTTCTATTGATGGAGCTCAAGGTGTTCTAATGAATATTACCGGCGGTACGAACTTAAGTCTTTTTGAAGTTCATGAAGCTGCTGAAATTGTATCAACAGCCTCAGACAGTGAAGTAAATATGATCTTCGGTTCCGTAATTAACGAGAATCTAAAAGATGAGATTGTCGTTACTGTCATTGCTACAGGTTTTGATGATGCACCACCAGTTGATAAAGGACAATCTGCTCAACCACAAGCTTCTGTTCAACGCTCAAAGCCAGTAAACAGAACAGAAACTCCACAAGAGCAGCCAGCATCAACTCCGAAAAAACAACCTTCTAATTCAGAAGATGAATTAGATACTTTAGATATTCCGACGTTCCTTAGAAACCGTAAACGTCGTACGTAA
- the ftsA gene encoding cell division protein FtsA: MNNQETYVTLDIGTSSVRVIIGEMSNGTLNIIGVGETDSKGIKKGSIVDIDETVQSIQGAVEKAERMIGLSINHVIVGITGNHVQLQPCHGVVAVSSEDREIGNEDVTRVLDAAQVISIPPEREIIDVIPKQFIVDGLDEINDPRGMIGVRLEMEGTIITGSKTMLHNILRCVEKAGLSVADIVLQPLAAGSIALSKDEKSLGVALIDLGGGSTTVSIFENGVLQATSQLPLGGDHITNDISVGLRTSTEEAESVKKEFGHAFVDHASDDETFEVSEIGSDQKQEFSQWQIANIIEPRIEEILQYVQKEIQRLGYRDLAGGYVLTGGTVKLPGILELTRDVLQKNVRIAIPDYIGVREPHYTNAVGIITFAHRNLRIQGKELPAALSGQEGSSLESNERNERHERKERKVKQNAQPEGPGVKKKVSNWFKVFFE; this comes from the coding sequence ATGAACAACCAAGAAACATACGTAACATTAGATATAGGCACATCAAGCGTCCGCGTCATTATTGGAGAAATGTCGAACGGAACGTTGAATATCATTGGTGTTGGAGAAACAGATTCTAAAGGTATAAAAAAAGGTTCGATTGTTGATATAGATGAAACTGTTCAGTCGATTCAAGGAGCCGTTGAGAAAGCAGAAAGAATGATTGGGCTTTCGATTAACCATGTAATCGTCGGAATTACAGGTAATCATGTTCAACTTCAACCATGCCATGGTGTTGTTGCCGTATCGAGTGAAGACAGAGAGATTGGGAATGAAGATGTCACCAGAGTACTTGATGCAGCTCAAGTCATCTCAATTCCACCAGAAAGAGAAATTATTGATGTCATTCCGAAACAATTTATTGTCGATGGACTAGATGAAATTAATGATCCGCGTGGGATGATAGGTGTTCGTTTAGAGATGGAAGGGACGATCATTACTGGATCAAAAACGATGTTACATAATATCCTTCGTTGTGTAGAAAAAGCCGGCTTAAGTGTTGCAGACATTGTATTACAGCCTCTTGCTGCTGGTTCTATTGCACTATCTAAAGATGAAAAGAGTTTAGGTGTTGCTCTCATCGACTTAGGTGGGGGATCTACAACCGTTTCTATTTTTGAAAATGGGGTTCTACAAGCGACTTCTCAGCTTCCTCTAGGTGGAGACCATATTACAAATGACATTTCAGTTGGGTTACGAACATCTACAGAAGAAGCTGAATCTGTGAAGAAAGAATTTGGACATGCTTTTGTCGATCATGCCTCCGATGATGAAACTTTCGAAGTTTCGGAGATTGGTAGTGATCAAAAGCAAGAATTCTCGCAATGGCAGATAGCCAACATCATTGAACCGAGAATTGAAGAAATTTTACAATACGTACAAAAAGAAATTCAACGACTAGGTTATCGAGATTTAGCTGGAGGCTATGTGTTAACTGGTGGAACAGTTAAATTACCTGGTATTCTTGAACTAACTAGAGATGTGTTGCAAAAGAATGTACGTATTGCTATACCAGATTACATAGGTGTAAGGGAACCACATTACACAAATGCGGTTGGTATCATTACTTTTGCGCATCGTAACTTACGAATTCAAGGAAAAGAACTTCCTGCTGCATTATCAGGCCAAGAGGGCAGCAGTTTAGAATCCAATGAAAGAAATGAAAGACACGAACGGAAAGAACGTAAAGTAAAACAAAATGCACAGCCAGAAGGGCCAGGCGTAAAGAAAAAGGTCTCAAACTGGTTCAAGGTTTTCTTTGAATGA
- a CDS encoding small basic family protein, with protein sequence MWLPIIGLFIGILLGLFSEFRIPDEYSSYLSIAVLAALDTLFGGIRAHMEKVFNEKVFLTGFFTNIILAAGLAFLGVHLGVDLYLAAVFAFGVRLFHNIAVIRRILLNRWMKTKGEKVHET encoded by the coding sequence ATGTGGCTTCCTATTATAGGTCTTTTCATCGGAATCCTCTTAGGACTTTTCTCTGAGTTTCGTATCCCAGATGAGTATAGCAGCTACCTATCTATCGCAGTGCTTGCAGCCCTAGATACATTATTTGGAGGCATTCGAGCTCATATGGAAAAAGTCTTTAATGAAAAGGTTTTTCTAACCGGATTTTTTACAAATATTATTTTAGCAGCGGGTTTGGCTTTTCTAGGTGTTCATCTTGGTGTAGACTTGTATTTAGCAGCTGTATTTGCATTTGGTGTTCGCCTCTTTCATAACATCGCTGTCATCCGACGAATTTTATTGAATAGATGGATGAAAACGAAAGGTGAGAAAGTGCATGAAACCTAA
- a CDS encoding DUF881 domain-containing protein gives MKDRMIIFTFVTLIIGFMIAIQFQTTKDTEVRDTRSIHELRQALTIEKERQKELNEEIEKHIELLNELEQSEDVEGVILEVINELEEVAGLTEASGPGVIIDISPQFDESYSGGGIRSVPPHLLRMLVNELNINGAKEIAIGHQRIVSNSAIREANGVTLVNSSRMTQFPLKVRVISDDPERLHHAIMSSQSIEFFSYENFRIESQPINHVTLPAYERSYRVRYMSPIKEDS, from the coding sequence ATGAAGGATCGTATGATCATCTTTACTTTTGTCACCTTAATAATTGGCTTTATGATCGCTATACAATTTCAAACAACAAAAGATACAGAAGTTAGAGATACACGTAGTATACATGAATTAAGACAAGCATTAACTATTGAAAAAGAAAGACAAAAAGAATTAAATGAAGAAATTGAAAAACACATTGAACTTCTAAATGAGTTAGAGCAATCTGAAGATGTGGAAGGAGTCATATTAGAGGTGATTAATGAGTTGGAAGAAGTTGCTGGGTTAACTGAAGCGAGTGGTCCTGGCGTAATTATCGACATTAGTCCACAGTTTGATGAAAGTTATTCTGGGGGCGGTATACGGTCAGTCCCACCACATTTATTACGAATGTTAGTTAATGAATTAAATATAAATGGCGCAAAAGAAATTGCAATTGGCCATCAACGGATTGTTTCAAACTCAGCGATTCGTGAAGCAAATGGGGTTACTCTTGTTAATAGTAGTCGAATGACGCAATTTCCATTAAAAGTGCGAGTCATTTCTGATGACCCAGAGAGACTCCACCATGCAATAATGTCATCTCAATCGATAGAATTTTTTTCCTATGAAAATTTCCGGATTGAATCTCAACCAATAAATCATGTGACATTACCTGCTTATGAGAGGTCATATCGCGTTCGTTATATGTCTCCGATAAAGGAGGATTCCTAA